From the Maridesulfovibrio zosterae DSM 11974 genome, the window GTTTCAATCGCCCTTTATCACCACAGACAATATCAGGAACATCTTCCTCTATATCAAGGCTGAGTACCAACCCCCTTTCTTTAGCCTGCGACTCCATGCTCTTAATAACTTCGTATAAAGATTCGCTGAGACTGAAATCCTTGTTCTCCAGTTTGAGCATGCGGGCCTCAACCTTTGACAGATCAAGAATGTCATTAACAAGCGTAAGTAACTGAGATGCTGAGAGCCGGACAATTTCCAGATTATCAGTTTGTTCAGGAGTGAGCTCAGAACGCAGAGTAAGGTCGGTCATACCGATTACGGCATTCAGCGGTGTGCGGATTTCATGGCTCATTGATGCCAGAAAGCGGGACTTAAAACGGTTGTCTTTTTCCGCCGCGTCACGAGCCTTGATAATCTCACTTTCCATATTTTTACGGTCAGTAATTTCAATAAATGAAGCAACTGCTCCACCGGATTTGCCACGCATAGGTGTCACTTCCAGCATATACCAGTTCACTTCTGACTTACTTCCTGTCTCCAGTGAATATTCGTAAGTAAATTTCTTTTCTTTCCCGGCAGCAACAGAGCGAACTCCGTTCACTATATTTTCTATAGGAACACTAAGGCGCCCTGAATTGGAAATGGCCTGCGCAAAATCGACACCTTCAACTTCTGCTTCAGCATCTTCGGGCATGAATAAATCACGCCATGAACCGTTAGCGGCAATAAGTTTTAAATCCGGGTCCAACACAGCAATTTTTGATGCGACTGAATCCAGAACGGAGCTGAGCTGTTCTTTACGGGAGACGAGTTTTTTATGGGCGGTATCAAGCTGTCTGGATTGGAGCAGAGTATTTTCGTATGTTGCCAGTAAAAGTTGAAATACCTGACTGAAGTCTGCTTTTAAAACATGCTTCTCACCATGAAATTCAAAATTAACTTCCTGAACAACAGACTGGTCAGCTTCAAATGAATCAGGATTTAATACAGACTTTATGCGAGAATATAAAAAAAGCTCATCGTAAGGCTTGGTTACAAAATTTGTTGCACCGCTTTTGAGTCCTTTAACGATATCACCAGGATCTGAAAGACTGGTCAGTAGAATAACTGGTACAGAACAGAAGGCTGGATTTCTGCGAATGTTTTCGCATAATTCATATCCGTCCATGCCGGGCATAATCACGTCACTTATAACCAGATCTATTTTTTTATTGCCAAGTATTTCCAGAGCTTTTTCAGCATTTGACGCCAACGTAACCTGAAAATCTCTTGAAAAAAGAAAATATTCTAATTTAACAGCCTGCGTAAGACTGTCTTCAACTACAAGTATATGATTACTGCGCACTAAAAAAACCTCAACTTCCACAAATATGGTTTACTAATTCAGGCCCTATTTTTTCGAGCGGTAAAACCTGAACAGCCGCTCCTATTCTGACAGCTTCTCCCGGCATTCCAAATACAATTGAAGTCTCACGGTTCTGTGCAATAGTATGCCCTCCGCTGCGCCTGATTTTAAGCAGCTCATCAGCACCGTCACGCCCCATTCCTGTCAGCAGAACAGCAACAGCAAGACGACCTATATTTCGGGCAACAGAATCAAACAACGCAGATACAGTAGGCCGGATACCATTCACTGCCGGAGATTCTGACAAAACAACTTTACGATCAGCAGAGACCTCAAGATGATACTCTTCAGGCCCAAAATAAACAACACCGGGCCGAATTATTTCGCCATGTTCTGCAATTTTAATATTATGTCCAGTATTATCAATCAGCCAATTAACCATACCTGCAGTAAATCCGCTCGACATATGCTGAATAACAATTATAGGAGCTGGAAAACCGACCGGCAACGACATCAGGATTGCTTTAACCGCCTGCGGTCCGCCGGTTGAAGCACCTATGCAGATTACTTCTTTTGGATAATTATGCAGACCTTCAAATGCTGTATCCTCAGATATCTTAATACAATTATCTTTTTTCAGCCTCCCCTTTCTCCGCACAACACGGACCTCGGACATGAGCCGGGCAGACATAATTATTTCAGCCATTTGCCCGTAAAAATCATCACTATTAAGTGCCGGCTTATCATGAAAGGATAAAGCACCTGTATCAAGCAGTCTGAAACCAAGTTCCGCATCAGATGAACTATACACAGCACTCACTATAACAATAGGAACAGGACTCTCTTCCATGATGCTGCGGGTCACAGTAAAACCGTCAAAATCAGGAAGATTGACATCCATAGTAACAACATCAGGAGCAAGGTCTTTAACCATGCGAAGTGCTGAAGCCCCATCTTCTGCACAGCCTACGACCTCAAAGTCATCCTCACGATTAAACATTTCTTTAAATAATTCGCAGACAGACTTTGAATCATCTACAATCAGTACCTTAATCACTGTGCCCCCGATTGAAACGTCTCAAAAAAAACTATTAACCCCATAGTACATTCAAAACAGCAACAATTCAGTTCATAAACTGGGAATAAATCATCTTCATCAAAAGCCTTTAAGCAGTATTACTAATTTAGTATTATTGTTACATACTAAAACTCAAAGAATCAATAAATCACAAAAAAAAGCTACTGCTATAACAAATACAACTACGCGGCTTTAACAAAATAAATTATAAAACTAAAAACTTGTTTATTAATATCTATCCTATTAAACGACTGATCACCTCAAGCAGGTTCCCCTGATCAAAACTGGACTTGATAATATAGGCATCGGCACCAACCTCCACTCCGCGTTCTCTATCCTGCTGTGATCCAAGAGACGTAACAAGCACAATAGGAAGATTGGCACTTTGAGGCATTTTTCTAACTTCTGATGTAAGAGTAAAGCCATCCATACGCGGCATCTCAACATCCGAAACAAGAATATCAGGCAATTGCTGTTTAATATGGTTGAGACCGTCAAGACCGTCTACAGCAGTGACAACATTATATCCCGCTGCTTCCAGCACATTTTTGAGCAGCATACGTGAAGTGATTGAATCTTCAGTAATGAGGACAGTCTTAACTTCTTTTTCACCAATCTGGTGGGAAGAAGATCTTACTTTCACACCTGAATTAATACTCAAAGCAGTCCGGACCATATCAGGAGCATGGAGAATAGGAACCAGCCGACCTGATCCGATCATTGAAAATCCTGCAACATTTCTGACTCTTTGAAGTATTTGCCTCATACTTTTAGCCATTACATCCTGTTCGCCGAGCAGCTCTTCAGTACTTATAGCAACAGCCTTACGGCCTTTACCCATAATAAAAACAGGAAATGACTGTTTCTCAGCTTTCGTCACTGTGAGTTCAAGTATGTCTGCAAGACCTATCAACGGTATGGGACGCCCTGAAAATAAAATAGTTTCTCTTCCACCGGCAGAGCCTATATCTTCCTGCCGAACCAGCAGAACTTTGCGGACTCCGGCCTTGGGAACCACAAAAATACTGCCTCCGGCCTCGACAATAATTCCCCTGAAAGAGGTTAGAGCAACCGGAATATTCATGATAACCCGGACTCCTCTCCCCTCAGGGCTGGCAACTACAACATTCCCGCCCAGCGCCTCAACTTTATCCCTTACTATGGCCATCCCCAGCCCCCGCCCGGAAATATCAGTAATAATATCGCTGGTGGACATACCCGAAACAAAAACAAGATCAAGAACAGCTCTATGATCCATCTGCTCTGCTTCTTCCCTGGAAACAATACCATTCTGTATTGCTACGGTTCGAAGCTTATCGCAATCTATTCCCTTGCCGTCATCACTATAAATAATTTTGACGATATCGCGGTCAGTATGAGTAATGGAAAATGAAATATTTCCGCAAGAAGGTTTGCCTGCCGCAGCACGATATTCTTGTGATTCAATACCGTGATCTATAGAATTCCTGATCATGTGCATAAGCGGGTCATGAAGCATTTCAAGGATTCGTCGATCAATACGGACATTCTCGCCAGAGACTTCCAGCTCACACTTCTTCCCCTGCTCTGCACTTAAACTGCGGACCATTCGAGGGAAGACATCCAGCATTGATGAAAAAGGAAGAAGCATGGAATCTTTAAAATCACCGATCAGTGAATCTACTTTTGAAGAAAGCTCCCATTGAGCTTTTTGAGCTGAAGATGAAAGTGAACTTAAATGGCGAGAAAAATCTTCCAGCCTCTTTTCCATATCAGCAAAAAAAACAAGTTCTTCATCCTCTAAAAATTTCTTCTTATTTTCATAAAAATTCTGAAAAAACTTCAAAGAGTCAGCAAGAGAATCTTCCAGAACAACAGCTTCCCTCGACCTTGCCTTCTGTGCATTACGCGAAGAAATAAGTTCCTCTGTCCGTAGAAGCAATCCGGTAACAAAAGAAGAACTGAGCCTTACAGTATCGTCCATTGCCTGCCGTGATGACACTTTATTTACACCAGTAGCTACGCCCTTATCTGACGGTGTCGAAATCGTATACTCAGCAGTCTCTATATTCTCTTGAAGAATGGGAGAATCCAGTTCTAAATCGGGTTCAGTCAATGCCGCAGGGGTTAAATCTTCAGTTTCATTTACGACCGCAGATTCTGCAGTGGAAGTATTAGAGAAGATTCCGTCCTCTTCCGACTCATCATTTATCAGATGAGGGGAATCAACAAAATTTTTCATCTGCGAGAGAGCAAGAGCCGGAGTCGGGGCCTGAAGTATAGCCTCAGAGTCATCCTCCTGTGCCAGAATATTATCAAGAATATCGAGCCAGCCCAGCATGGAAGAACTGATTGCTTTTGGAGGGACAAGACTGTTCTTCTTTAATACAGAAAAAAATGATTCAAAGCTCTGGCAAAATTTTTCAACTCCGCCCAGCCCAACGGCACGGGCCGCACCTTTCAGGCTGTGAAGCTCGCGGTATGACGACTCGATGAGCAATAATAATTCCTGCTCATTGCCACCTTTCTCAAGCCGCATGAAATCCGATGAAAGCACCCGCATGCGCTCAACACTTTCACCCCGGAATGCTTTAAGCAGCCTTTTTTTAAGTTCTTTATCGCTCATGGTCATATTCTACACCCTGAAATGATCAGATTCTGTATAATAAATACTGCACACTGGACGCCTTGCACGCTAAATATTGCCTACGGACTCATTAATTACGAAGGCTTTTTCAGTTAACAGCAATTCACCGTTTAAAATAATTTTAAGGTCTTCTGTAACTCCTCTGGAATAGAGATATACTGAGTTATTACTCTGAGTAAGCGGCTTATTTTCAACGTTTGAAATAGGTATAACATCGATAACTTCATCTAAAACAATTCCAAACTCTTTCTCACCGGAAGATAGGAGTAACACTTTAGAACTCTGTGGATCAACGGGCTTACCGGTCCCAAAAAAGACACACAAATCCACAACAGCCCAGATATTACCCCGTACACTGACCACCCCTTTCAAAAATTCAGGTGTGCAGGGAACAGAAACAATCTCATCAGGTTCAAGAACTTCTTTGATAAAGACAGTCTCGATAGCATAAATATTACCGCCCATACTGAATATGACGTAATCCCGTGAGTTGCTTTCTGTATGCTCACTGAGATCGTCATCAACATTTAGCGCCAGTTTCACCGCTCTTTTGCGGAGCAGCTCACGGTCATTTTCACGGCCTATAAATTCAGAGACCTTAGAATTTCCCATAATTTCAGTACCTGTTAACCAATGTTATTGTTAACCAGTTTAACCATTTCCTTAAGTCTTCCGGCAGTTGTTCCATCAGAGTACGGAATGATTTCATCATGTTCCAAGCGGTCAA encodes:
- a CDS encoding chemotaxis protein CheW — protein: MGNSKVSEFIGRENDRELLRKRAVKLALNVDDDLSEHTESNSRDYVIFSMGGNIYAIETVFIKEVLEPDEIVSVPCTPEFLKGVVSVRGNIWAVVDLCVFFGTGKPVDPQSSKVLLLSSGEKEFGIVLDEVIDVIPISNVENKPLTQSNNSVYLYSRGVTEDLKIILNGELLLTEKAFVINESVGNI
- the cheB gene encoding chemotaxis-specific protein-glutamate methyltransferase CheB; this encodes MIKVLIVDDSKSVCELFKEMFNREDDFEVVGCAEDGASALRMVKDLAPDVVTMDVNLPDFDGFTVTRSIMEESPVPIVIVSAVYSSSDAELGFRLLDTGALSFHDKPALNSDDFYGQMAEIIMSARLMSEVRVVRRKGRLKKDNCIKISEDTAFEGLHNYPKEVICIGASTGGPQAVKAILMSLPVGFPAPIIVIQHMSSGFTAGMVNWLIDNTGHNIKIAEHGEIIRPGVVYFGPEEYHLEVSADRKVVLSESPAVNGIRPTVSALFDSVARNIGRLAVAVLLTGMGRDGADELLKIRRSGGHTIAQNRETSIVFGMPGEAVRIGAAVQVLPLEKIGPELVNHICGS
- a CDS encoding response regulator, which produces MRSNHILVVEDSLTQAVKLEYFLFSRDFQVTLASNAEKALEILGNKKIDLVISDVIMPGMDGYELCENIRRNPAFCSVPVILLTSLSDPGDIVKGLKSGATNFVTKPYDELFLYSRIKSVLNPDSFEADQSVVQEVNFEFHGEKHVLKADFSQVFQLLLATYENTLLQSRQLDTAHKKLVSRKEQLSSVLDSVASKIAVLDPDLKLIAANGSWRDLFMPEDAEAEVEGVDFAQAISNSGRLSVPIENIVNGVRSVAAGKEKKFTYEYSLETGSKSEVNWYMLEVTPMRGKSGGAVASFIEITDRKNMESEIIKARDAAEKDNRFKSRFLASMSHEIRTPLNAVIGMTDLTLRSELTPEQTDNLEIVRLSASQLLTLVNDILDLSKVEARMLKLENKDFSLSESLYEVIKSMESQAKERGLVLSLDIEEDVPDIVCGDKGRLKQILYNLVGNSLKFTEHGGIFVLVTMLDGKNHSGEVVLQVSVRDTGIGIPEDKQNIIFESFRQADDSTTRKFGGSGLGLAISRELVEMMDGKIGVRSSEGYGSVFTFHVVLQPGDPSKVISENLVENEADDTEECSFRILLVEDNPINVKVATSLLKKMGHVVAVADNGVEAISTLSRLSVDLILMDLEMPAMDGFEASRNIRLGKAGEDKKDIPIIAMSAHAMAGVNDKCTKAGMNDYIAKPVQYLDLQNVIQRVLKRLPRAAVSELTHESFEDMVLDISKANEIYCGDDGLYTELCTMFLTDVEDDVMSLTEALDSNDLNTARRIAHTLKSSCAAICAPKARDIAVKLEKAVVAEDKTAVDEQLKAFMNESKRIKNAFKS
- a CDS encoding hybrid sensor histidine kinase/response regulator; protein product: MTMSDKELKKRLLKAFRGESVERMRVLSSDFMRLEKGGNEQELLLLIESSYRELHSLKGAARAVGLGGVEKFCQSFESFFSVLKKNSLVPPKAISSSMLGWLDILDNILAQEDDSEAILQAPTPALALSQMKNFVDSPHLINDESEEDGIFSNTSTAESAVVNETEDLTPAALTEPDLELDSPILQENIETAEYTISTPSDKGVATGVNKVSSRQAMDDTVRLSSSFVTGLLLRTEELISSRNAQKARSREAVVLEDSLADSLKFFQNFYENKKKFLEDEELVFFADMEKRLEDFSRHLSSLSSSAQKAQWELSSKVDSLIGDFKDSMLLPFSSMLDVFPRMVRSLSAEQGKKCELEVSGENVRIDRRILEMLHDPLMHMIRNSIDHGIESQEYRAAAGKPSCGNISFSITHTDRDIVKIIYSDDGKGIDCDKLRTVAIQNGIVSREEAEQMDHRAVLDLVFVSGMSTSDIITDISGRGLGMAIVRDKVEALGGNVVVASPEGRGVRVIMNIPVALTSFRGIIVEAGGSIFVVPKAGVRKVLLVRQEDIGSAGGRETILFSGRPIPLIGLADILELTVTKAEKQSFPVFIMGKGRKAVAISTEELLGEQDVMAKSMRQILQRVRNVAGFSMIGSGRLVPILHAPDMVRTALSINSGVKVRSSSHQIGEKEVKTVLITEDSITSRMLLKNVLEAAGYNVVTAVDGLDGLNHIKQQLPDILVSDVEMPRMDGFTLTSEVRKMPQSANLPIVLVTSLGSQQDRERGVEVGADAYIIKSSFDQGNLLEVISRLIG